One part of the Prunus persica cultivar Lovell chromosome G5, Prunus_persica_NCBIv2, whole genome shotgun sequence genome encodes these proteins:
- the LOC18776354 gene encoding peroxisome biogenesis protein 3-2 gives MLSLRGFWRRHRRKLYVTAGVLGSGYLLYKLYNAHRQRLADLDTELEHERDRNEELIKAQMQAHFENIQRIADTTTLPHAMQYLNSRIAEELDLSHLTDRLMQAKGQSTSAEKLELWDRLKILSFTRMVLSLWAMTILSLYIRVQVNILGRHLYIDTARGLGSSLLIEDADLIHRDDQQKFLASSDYLARYGMPALISNIQAAATEVLKGKQLRDSFNATVLHATVMQILDKFMSTGDPHHWVNYLMPEDARALELATAFSNDSTLLPDVTKFEQLMVETRAVISSAEFGSVADIALRAVVDTVIVDMGAQPGGVQLAKVLARVARMGPTVLEEPSKFIQIILNVPEVERFFTLIYSSMQIS, from the exons ATGCTTTCTTTAAG GGGATTTTGGAGAAGGCATAGGAGGAAGTTGTATGTTACAGCTGGTGTTTTAGGAAGTGGATATCTTCTGTATAAACTGTATAATGCTCACAGACAAAGGCTTGCTGACCTGGATACCGAACTTGAGCATGAACGAGATAGAAACGAAGAGCTTATCAAGGCCCA AATGCAAGCCCATTTTGAGAACATACAAAGAATTGCTGATACAACAACGTTGCCTCATGCAAtgcaatatttaaatagtcGGATAGCTGAAGAGTTAGACCTTTCTCACCTTACCGACAGGTTAATGCAAGCGAAGGGCCAATCAACATCTGCGGAGAAACTTGAATTATGGGATAGACTGAAAATTCTAA GTTTCACGAGAATGGTGTTGTCGTTGTGGGCAATGACGATCCTTAGCTTATATATTAGAGTTCAAGTCAATATATTAGGGAGACATTTATATATTGATACTGCCCGTGGTCTTGGAAGCTCTCTTTTAATT GAGGATGCTGATCTCATTCATAGGGATGACCAGCAGAAGTTTCTAGCAAGTTCTGATTATCTAGCCAGGTATGGCATGCCTGCTTTAATTTCAAACATCCAGGCAGCAGCAACAGAAGTTCTTAAGGG AAAGCAGCTAAGGGATTCCTTCAATGCCACAGTTCTTCATGCAACTGTCATGCAAATACTTGACAAGTTCATGAGCACAGGAGATCCCCATCACTGGGTGAACTACTTGATGCCAGAGGATGCTCGTGCACTTGAACTAGCCACTGCCTTCAGCAATGATAGCACACTTCTTCCAGATGTCACCAAATTTGAACAACTTATGGTGGAGACACGGGCAGTAATATCAAG TGCTGAATTTGGGAGTGTTGCTGACATAGCATTGAGAGCAGTGGTGGATACTGTGATAGTGGACATGGGTGCTCAACCCGGAGGAGTTCAACTTGCCAAAGTTTTGGCACGGGTTGCACGGATGGGTCCTACAGTCCTTGAAGAACCAAGCAAATTCATCCAAATCATTCTAAATGTACCAGAAGTTGAGCGCTTTTTCACTCTCATCTATTCAAGTATGCAAATCTCATAG